In Oncorhynchus kisutch isolate 150728-3 linkage group LG7, Okis_V2, whole genome shotgun sequence, one DNA window encodes the following:
- the LOC109894364 gene encoding pinin — translation MAVAVGSLQAQLEKAKESLKNVDDNIRKLTGRDPNELRPGQVRRPTIPGVGGGRGRGINLLRRGLSDISGGPGGPPVKQRDIEGALLRLAGDQRGRRDSRHDSDAEDDDDVKKPVLQSSVVATSKERTRRDLIQDQTMDERGKQRNRRMFGLLMGTLQKFKQESNVATDRQKKRIEIEQKLEVQAEQERKKVEGERRELFEERRAKQTELRLLEQKVELAQLQEEWNVHNTKIVKYIRTKTKPPIFFLPGRMCSATQKLLDESQKKLNVMFEERREAFAEHLNKMEARPRRQSQRDTALGKDLKKEDREEGKPTGQVVKVTGNRFDVEMEEEDEATIEEEEGGEGVKRKEDRKKKPVEKVGEQVSKKGGTKADEMEEAEEDSQDTRIVEFRDVGEQVEGTALVREAEGQARDGDQKMEDSPVEVGNEKGVEEQQPVKAEKEPLHGQDLTAVSDGQEKSIEMQPNEDEAPRTEVATPLLSECNPRVEVSDVTSMAPEVQIPLLETGTDPEPLTTEQSQEADQGAIKQTTNAQPAQAQDDAAAPKELAPPSKEASRGLKKSKDKKGGGGGRSSSSSSSSSSGSSSSGSSGSSSSGSSSRSSSSSGSSSSSSSRSRSRGRKDKKRRRRPSERDRERKKVVVERSHKSSKGSGRESKGSKDKSSKSDRKRTTSEGSRSGKRSSRGDRDRKSDRKEKRR, via the exons ATGGCGGTGGCAGTGGGATCTTTGCAAGCCCAGCTTGAGAAAGCGAAAGAGAGTTTGAAAAATGTAGACGATAATATTCGTAAATTAACTGGTCGGGATCCTAATGAATTGAG ACCGGGCCAAGTTAGACGGCCAACCATCCCAGGTGTTGGAGGAGGTAGGGGGCGAGGAATCAACTTGTTGAG GCGTGGACTCTCCGACATCAGCGGTGGACCAGGAGGACCCCCAGTGAAACAGAGGGATATTGAAGGGGCCCTCCTGAG GCTGGCCGGTgaccagagagggaggagagattcACGCCATGACAGCGACGCTGAAGATGATGACGATGTCAAAAAG CCAGTGTTGCAGTCATCAGTAGTAGCTACCTCCAAGGAGCGTACACGTCGAGACCTGATCCAGGATCAGACCATGGATGAGAGGGGAAAACAAAG GAATCGACGCATGTTTGGCCTGTTGATGGGAACATTACAGAAATTCAAGCAGGAATCTAATGTGGCAACGGATAGG CAAAAGAAACGCATTGAGATTGAACAAAAATTGGAAGTTCAAGCTGAACAAGAGCGCAAAAAAGTAGAGGGCGAAAGACGAGAGCTCTTTGAGGAGAGGCGTGCCAAGCAGACAGAGCTGAGACTGTTGGAACAGAAAGTGGAGCTTGCTCAGTTG CAAGAGGAGTGGAATGTGCACAACACAAAAATTGTCAAGTACATccgcacaaagaccaagccaccCATCTTCTTTCTGCCTGGGAGGATGTGCTCAGCCACTCAGAAGCTCTTAGATGAGTCTCAGAAAAAACTGAATG TTATGTTTGAGGAGAGACGCGAGGCATTTGCTGAACATCTGAATAAGATGGAGGCTCGGCCTCGGCGCCAGTCTCAGAGGGACACCGCTCTGGGTAAGGACCTGAAGAAAGAAGATCGAGAGGAGGGTAAGCCCACGGGTCAGGTAGTCAAAgtgacaggtaacaggtttgatgtggagatggaggaggaagatgaggcaacaatagaggaggaagaggggggtgaGGGTGTAAAACGTAAGGAGGACAGAAAGAAAAAGCCAGTAGAGAAAGTCGGGGAGCAGGTGTCTAAGAAGGGGGGGACTAAAGCAGATGAGATGGAGGAGGCTGAGGAAGACAGTCAAGACACTAGAATAGTGGAGTTTAGAGATGTGGGGGAGCAGGTGGAGGGTACTGCACTAGTGAGGGAGGCTGAAGGGCAGGCCAGGGACGGGGATCAGAAGATGGAGGATAGTCCAGTGGAGGTAGGTAATGAGAAAGGAGTAGAAGAGCAGCAACCGGTTAAGGCAGAAAAGGAGCCCCTTCACGGTCAGGACCTCACAGCTGTGTCAGACGGCCAGGAGAAGAGCATTGAAATGCAACCAAACGAAGATGAAGCGCCACGTACAGAAGTGGCCACACCCCTGCTCTCAGAGTGCAACCCTCGTGTGGAAGTCTCTGATGTAACATCTATGGCTCCTGAGGTTCAGATCCCCCTACTGGAGACTGGAACGGATCCAGAGCCGCTCACAACCGAGCAGAGCCAAGAGGCTGATCAAGGTGCCATAAAGCAGACCACTAATGCCCAGCCTGCCCAGGCCCAGGATGATGCTGCGGCTCCCAAAGAGCTGGCGCCCCCGAGCAAGGAAGCCAGCAGGGGACTTAAGAAGTCAAAGGACAAGAAGGGAGGTGGTGGTGGCAGAAGCAGCAGTAGCTCATCTAGCAGCTCCTCCGGCTCCTCGTCCAGTGGGAGCTCTGGCTCCTCCTCTAGTGGCTCCTCCAGCAGGAGCAGCTCCTCCAGTGGCAGCTCCTCCAGCTCTTCTAGCAGGAGCCGCAGCCGAGGGAGGAAGGACAAGAAACGTAGGAGGAGGCCATccgagagggacagggagaggaagaaggtAGTAGTTGAGAGGAGCCACAAGTCATCCAAGGGCAGTGGTCGTGAATCCAAAGGTTCCAAAGATAAGAGCTCCAAGTCTGACAGGAAGAGGACCACCTCTGAAGGCAGCCGGTCAGGGAAGAGGTCCTCTCGCGGCGACAGGGATCGCAAGTCAGATAGGAAGGAAAAGAGGCGTTAA
- the LOC109893891 gene encoding gem-associated protein 2-like isoform X1 translates to MKSDAEELMPRLLPVETCGIETGEDVNLNEPPRNPQEYLRQVQLEASLCPDVVVAKIDPKKLRKKQTVNVSLMGCQAAPQGFSPSLKWQRQQVSNFSEIRRSISKHRLHWSGQALDDNVLMPKQDAEEQWKKFCLGENVYLNSPPTDHVTEDPGLDYVKVGFPPFLSIVSRLNQATVSAVLEYLINWFEEREFVPQLGRWQYALLACLEKPLLPEAHSLIRQLARRSSEVRTNLEHQEDERLSPLNLMICLVARYFDQNDLADKED, encoded by the exons ATGAAATCTGACGCGGAGGAACTGATGCCACGGCTTCTGCCTGTGGAAACATGCGGCATTGAAACGGGGGAAGACGTCAATCTTAACGAGCCTCCAAGAAATCCCCAGGAATATCTGAGGCAGGTTCA ATTAGAGGCGTCTCTCTGTCCAGATGTTGTGGTGGCTAAGATTGATCCAAAGAAATTGAGAAAGAAACAGACAGTGAATGTGTCG CTCATGGGTTGCCAAGCTGCTCCACAAGGATTTTCACCGAGTTTAAAATGGCAGCGACAGCAAGTCAGCAACTTCTCAGAAATAAGACGG AGTATCAGTAAGCACAGACTACACTGGAGTGGTCAAGCTTTAGATGACAATGTGTTAATG CCAAAACAGGATGCAGAGGAACAATGGAAAAAGTTCTGCCTGGGTGAAAATGTTTATCTGAACTCTCCTCCAACTGACCATGTTACTGAAGATCCAGGCCTTGATTATGTGAAG GTTGGTTTCCCACCTTTCCTTAGCATAGTGAGCAGGTTAAATCAG GCCACAGTCTCTGCAGTTTTGGAGTACTTGATAAACTGGTTTGAAGAGAGAGAGTTTGTCCCACAGTTA GGAAGATGGCAGTATGCACTGCTGGCTTGCCTTGAGAAACCTCTCCTCCCTGAAGCACATTCTCTAATAAGACAGCTGGCCAGACGGAGTTCTGAAGTGAGGACCAATCTG GAACACCAAGAAGATGAAAGGTTGTCTCCTCTCAACTTGATGATCTGCCTTGTTGCTAG gTACTTTGATCAAAACGACTTGGCCGATAAGGAGGACTAA
- the LOC109893891 gene encoding gem-associated protein 2-like isoform X2 has product MKSDAEELMPRLLPVETCGIETGEDVNLNEPPRNPQEYLRLEASLCPDVVVAKIDPKKLRKKQTVNVSLMGCQAAPQGFSPSLKWQRQQVSNFSEIRRSISKHRLHWSGQALDDNVLMPKQDAEEQWKKFCLGENVYLNSPPTDHVTEDPGLDYVKVGFPPFLSIVSRLNQATVSAVLEYLINWFEEREFVPQLGRWQYALLACLEKPLLPEAHSLIRQLARRSSEVRTNLEHQEDERLSPLNLMICLVARYFDQNDLADKED; this is encoded by the exons ATGAAATCTGACGCGGAGGAACTGATGCCACGGCTTCTGCCTGTGGAAACATGCGGCATTGAAACGGGGGAAGACGTCAATCTTAACGAGCCTCCAAGAAATCCCCAGGAATATCTGAG ATTAGAGGCGTCTCTCTGTCCAGATGTTGTGGTGGCTAAGATTGATCCAAAGAAATTGAGAAAGAAACAGACAGTGAATGTGTCG CTCATGGGTTGCCAAGCTGCTCCACAAGGATTTTCACCGAGTTTAAAATGGCAGCGACAGCAAGTCAGCAACTTCTCAGAAATAAGACGG AGTATCAGTAAGCACAGACTACACTGGAGTGGTCAAGCTTTAGATGACAATGTGTTAATG CCAAAACAGGATGCAGAGGAACAATGGAAAAAGTTCTGCCTGGGTGAAAATGTTTATCTGAACTCTCCTCCAACTGACCATGTTACTGAAGATCCAGGCCTTGATTATGTGAAG GTTGGTTTCCCACCTTTCCTTAGCATAGTGAGCAGGTTAAATCAG GCCACAGTCTCTGCAGTTTTGGAGTACTTGATAAACTGGTTTGAAGAGAGAGAGTTTGTCCCACAGTTA GGAAGATGGCAGTATGCACTGCTGGCTTGCCTTGAGAAACCTCTCCTCCCTGAAGCACATTCTCTAATAAGACAGCTGGCCAGACGGAGTTCTGAAGTGAGGACCAATCTG GAACACCAAGAAGATGAAAGGTTGTCTCCTCTCAACTTGATGATCTGCCTTGTTGCTAG gTACTTTGATCAAAACGACTTGGCCGATAAGGAGGACTAA
- the LOC109893891 gene encoding gem-associated protein 2-like isoform X4: MKSDAEELMPRLLPVETCGIETGEDVNLNEPPRNPQEYLRLEASLCPDVVVAKIDPKKLRKKQTVNVSLMGCQAAPQGFSPSLKWQRQQVSNFSEIRRSISKHRLHWSGQALDDNVLMPKQDAEEQWKKFCLGENVYLNSPPTDHVTEDPGLDYVKVGFPPFLSIVSRLNQATVSAVLEYLINWFEEREFVPQLGRWQYALLACLEKPLLPEAHSLIRQLARRSSEEHQEDERLSPLNLMICLVARYFDQNDLADKED, from the exons ATGAAATCTGACGCGGAGGAACTGATGCCACGGCTTCTGCCTGTGGAAACATGCGGCATTGAAACGGGGGAAGACGTCAATCTTAACGAGCCTCCAAGAAATCCCCAGGAATATCTGAG ATTAGAGGCGTCTCTCTGTCCAGATGTTGTGGTGGCTAAGATTGATCCAAAGAAATTGAGAAAGAAACAGACAGTGAATGTGTCG CTCATGGGTTGCCAAGCTGCTCCACAAGGATTTTCACCGAGTTTAAAATGGCAGCGACAGCAAGTCAGCAACTTCTCAGAAATAAGACGG AGTATCAGTAAGCACAGACTACACTGGAGTGGTCAAGCTTTAGATGACAATGTGTTAATG CCAAAACAGGATGCAGAGGAACAATGGAAAAAGTTCTGCCTGGGTGAAAATGTTTATCTGAACTCTCCTCCAACTGACCATGTTACTGAAGATCCAGGCCTTGATTATGTGAAG GTTGGTTTCCCACCTTTCCTTAGCATAGTGAGCAGGTTAAATCAG GCCACAGTCTCTGCAGTTTTGGAGTACTTGATAAACTGGTTTGAAGAGAGAGAGTTTGTCCCACAGTTA GGAAGATGGCAGTATGCACTGCTGGCTTGCCTTGAGAAACCTCTCCTCCCTGAAGCACATTCTCTAATAAGACAGCTGGCCAGACGGAGTTCTGAA GAACACCAAGAAGATGAAAGGTTGTCTCCTCTCAACTTGATGATCTGCCTTGTTGCTAG gTACTTTGATCAAAACGACTTGGCCGATAAGGAGGACTAA
- the LOC109893891 gene encoding gem-associated protein 2-like isoform X3, whose product MKSDAEELMPRLLPVETCGIETGEDVNLNEPPRNPQEYLRQVQLEASLCPDVVVAKIDPKKLRKKQTVNVSLMGCQAAPQGFSPSLKWQRQQVSNFSEIRRSISKHRLHWSGQALDDNVLMPKQDAEEQWKKFCLGENVYLNSPPTDHVTEDPGLDYVKVGFPPFLSIVSRLNQATVSAVLEYLINWFEEREFVPQLGRWQYALLACLEKPLLPEAHSLIRQLARRSSEEHQEDERLSPLNLMICLVARYFDQNDLADKED is encoded by the exons ATGAAATCTGACGCGGAGGAACTGATGCCACGGCTTCTGCCTGTGGAAACATGCGGCATTGAAACGGGGGAAGACGTCAATCTTAACGAGCCTCCAAGAAATCCCCAGGAATATCTGAGGCAGGTTCA ATTAGAGGCGTCTCTCTGTCCAGATGTTGTGGTGGCTAAGATTGATCCAAAGAAATTGAGAAAGAAACAGACAGTGAATGTGTCG CTCATGGGTTGCCAAGCTGCTCCACAAGGATTTTCACCGAGTTTAAAATGGCAGCGACAGCAAGTCAGCAACTTCTCAGAAATAAGACGG AGTATCAGTAAGCACAGACTACACTGGAGTGGTCAAGCTTTAGATGACAATGTGTTAATG CCAAAACAGGATGCAGAGGAACAATGGAAAAAGTTCTGCCTGGGTGAAAATGTTTATCTGAACTCTCCTCCAACTGACCATGTTACTGAAGATCCAGGCCTTGATTATGTGAAG GTTGGTTTCCCACCTTTCCTTAGCATAGTGAGCAGGTTAAATCAG GCCACAGTCTCTGCAGTTTTGGAGTACTTGATAAACTGGTTTGAAGAGAGAGAGTTTGTCCCACAGTTA GGAAGATGGCAGTATGCACTGCTGGCTTGCCTTGAGAAACCTCTCCTCCCTGAAGCACATTCTCTAATAAGACAGCTGGCCAGACGGAGTTCTGAA GAACACCAAGAAGATGAAAGGTTGTCTCCTCTCAACTTGATGATCTGCCTTGTTGCTAG gTACTTTGATCAAAACGACTTGGCCGATAAGGAGGACTAA